In Natranaerovirga hydrolytica, one DNA window encodes the following:
- a CDS encoding aminopeptidase: MAFKDIIKKDNEKIIEQYETMIQNIKDLNDQTNNPKNNHEKYLNFVSDFLINLTEEERLMDEHYFKNQSIEAIQSKNEKLYQDIINDEYNKSYANPSYSVELFGETLGQVLAFVYTELRGCIADVFEHRLYDLTLYGELFLKIANDIQDSHTIKGILKDFYEENLSYFIERNVNDRFNTDYGFATEIIMNNDLEDLRYLYQFGEYIGHNELKIAQYLNQLPQEKINLMASTYTQAYKKGFERDGIDLSKKKTVNIRYSIGFERVVKEAIRQFKQMDLEPIIFRYAVKSINKKQHLKVGYFATSPNKQYDYDHRFDEALYLDEDFANLKIKLTQEILEKHKDKLKNLAGPAVIEVFGEKPFKPISKKEAIALTQEQKTLKTSLNNTLQSINYQYMPGDEWSFTIIAFPMPEIGNAFEDIFDDVIKVNTLDSDLYTDIQQNIIDALDQGEYVEVKGKNENKTNIKVNLQDILNPKKETKFENCVADVNVPVGEVFTSPRLKGTNGILHVKEVYLRDLKYENLTLEFEDGYIKEYTCTNFKNEEDNKGYIKENLMYNYDTLPIGEFAIGTNTTAYVMAMKYNILNILPILIVEKMGPHFAVGDTCYSRSEDLPSINPNGKEVIPRDNEKSLTRKTNPEEAYYNCHTDITIPYDEIERISVVTKEGSRMDIIKDTKFVLTGTEKLNEAFK; the protein is encoded by the coding sequence ATGGCATTTAAAGATATTATTAAAAAAGACAATGAGAAAATCATAGAACAGTATGAAACAATGATACAAAATATAAAGGACTTAAATGATCAAACCAACAATCCAAAAAACAACCACGAAAAATATTTGAACTTTGTAAGCGATTTTTTAATTAACCTAACAGAAGAAGAAAGATTAATGGATGAGCATTACTTTAAGAATCAAAGTATAGAAGCAATACAAAGCAAAAATGAAAAACTGTATCAAGACATTATAAACGACGAATACAATAAAAGTTATGCCAATCCAAGTTATAGCGTAGAATTATTTGGAGAAACATTAGGGCAAGTGTTGGCTTTTGTTTATACAGAATTAAGAGGTTGTATTGCAGATGTTTTTGAACACCGACTCTATGATTTAACACTATATGGAGAATTGTTTTTAAAAATTGCCAATGACATACAAGATAGTCATACTATAAAGGGAATATTAAAAGATTTTTATGAAGAAAATTTATCCTATTTTATAGAAAGAAATGTTAATGATCGATTCAATACAGATTATGGATTTGCTACAGAAATCATAATGAATAATGATTTAGAAGATTTAAGATATCTGTATCAATTTGGAGAATACATTGGCCATAATGAACTGAAAATAGCGCAATACTTAAATCAATTGCCACAAGAAAAAATAAACTTAATGGCATCAACATATACCCAAGCCTATAAAAAAGGTTTTGAACGAGATGGTATTGACCTTAGTAAAAAGAAAACAGTTAACATAAGATATTCTATTGGATTTGAAAGAGTGGTTAAAGAGGCCATTAGACAATTCAAACAAATGGATTTAGAACCGATTATTTTCCGATATGCTGTAAAAAGCATTAATAAAAAACAACATTTAAAAGTAGGATACTTTGCCACAAGTCCTAACAAACAATACGATTATGATCATAGATTTGATGAGGCATTATATTTAGATGAGGACTTTGCTAATCTAAAAATCAAGTTAACTCAAGAAATCTTAGAAAAACACAAAGACAAATTAAAAAATTTAGCAGGACCAGCTGTCATAGAGGTATTTGGAGAAAAGCCTTTTAAACCTATTAGTAAAAAGGAAGCCATTGCTTTAACTCAAGAACAAAAAACATTAAAAACAAGCCTTAACAATACATTACAATCCATTAATTATCAATATATGCCAGGAGATGAATGGAGTTTTACAATCATTGCATTTCCAATGCCAGAGATCGGCAACGCTTTTGAAGACATATTTGATGATGTGATAAAAGTGAATACATTAGATAGTGATTTGTACACGGACATTCAACAAAATATTATTGATGCATTAGACCAAGGAGAATATGTTGAAGTTAAAGGGAAAAATGAGAATAAAACCAATATAAAAGTCAATTTACAAGATATATTAAATCCTAAAAAAGAAACTAAATTTGAAAATTGTGTTGCAGATGTTAACGTACCAGTAGGTGAAGTGTTTACATCTCCAAGGTTAAAAGGAACCAATGGTATTTTGCATGTAAAAGAAGTTTATCTCAGAGATTTAAAGTATGAAAATTTAACACTAGAATTTGAAGACGGATATATAAAAGAGTACACTTGCACGAACTTTAAAAACGAAGAAGATAATAAAGGGTATATAAAAGAAAACTTAATGTACAATTATGATACCTTACCAATAGGGGAGTTTGCTATAGGAACCAATACGACAGCATATGTCATGGCTATGAAATACAATATATTAAACATTTTACCCATTCTAATCGTAGAAAAAATGGGCCCTCACTTTGCTGTAGGGGACACTTGCTATTCAAGAAGTGAAGATTTACCATCCATCAACCCAAATGGCAAAGAAGTTATTCCAAGAGACAACGAAAAATCCTTAACGAGAAAAACCAACCCAGAAGAAGCTTACTACAACTGCCATACAGATATAACCATTCCATATGATGAAATAGAACGTATAAGCGTTGTCACAAAAGAAGGAAGTAGAATGGATATTATAAAAGATACGAAGTTTGTGCTAACAGGCACAGAAAAATTAAATGAGGCTTTTAAGTAA
- a CDS encoding ABC transporter ATP-binding protein produces MNTARQKTIIEISNLSKIIKGQVILDQINLQLISGNIYGFVGHNGSGKTMLFKTICGFVIPTQGEVHVMQKKVGKDISFPDEVGILIENPGFLPNYNAFQNLKYLASIQNKISNQDIKNTIKSVGLNPENKKPVKTYSLGMKQRLGIAQAIMENPKILILDEPMNALDIDGVNLIRDLLINFKNKGGTILITSHNQDDLDSMCDITFQMDNGKLKKETKGA; encoded by the coding sequence ATGAATACTGCGAGACAAAAAACAATTATAGAAATTTCTAATTTATCTAAGATCATTAAAGGACAAGTTATTTTGGATCAGATCAACTTACAATTAATAAGCGGTAATATATATGGGTTTGTTGGTCATAACGGTTCCGGCAAAACTATGCTTTTTAAAACAATTTGTGGCTTTGTTATTCCAACTCAAGGTGAAGTTCATGTTATGCAAAAAAAAGTTGGTAAAGACATCTCTTTTCCCGATGAAGTTGGCATTCTTATTGAAAACCCAGGTTTTTTACCTAATTATAATGCCTTTCAAAATTTAAAATACTTAGCTTCTATCCAAAACAAAATATCTAATCAAGATATAAAAAACACGATTAAAAGTGTAGGACTTAATCCTGAAAACAAAAAACCTGTAAAAACCTATTCCCTTGGTATGAAACAAAGACTTGGTATAGCACAAGCAATTATGGAAAATCCTAAAATACTCATATTAGATGAACCTATGAATGCATTAGATATAGATGGTGTTAATCTTATTAGAGATTTGTTGATTAATTTCAAAAACAAAGGAGGCACTATTTTAATCACATCTCATAATCAAGATGATCTTGATTCTATGTGTGATATTACTTTTCAAATGGATAATGGAAAATTAAAAAAAGAAACTAAAGGAGCCTAA
- a CDS encoding 5-(carboxyamino)imidazole ribonucleotide synthase → MKMTKIGIIGGGQLGKMMILDGKRLGYYFVILDPSNHCPAHSIADEHIVADFDSIDAFFELAKKVDVITYEFEHINVKALEALEKEGYKVYPTAQTLASIQNKYEQKKWLQEAGIPVPKFTSIDSILDLHPDQLPFKLPVVLKTCTGGYDGKGNYIIKTSEDIETAYKTLGAGKVPLMVEEFIPFEKEISILACNDQKGNSIVFPIAENWHANSILDETIVPARLDQKTSQKAIEIADEVAKHVSSCGMLCIEMFVSKEGNVLVNEIAPRPHNSGHYTIEGCYTSQFEQHVRAIVGLPFGDTTLKQPTVMKNIIGETNIHHDIEVEGLQEALEEGQVKVHLYEKTSVSIGRKMGHITVGDETVEKALKKARKAHQKISFF, encoded by the coding sequence ATGAAAATGACAAAAATCGGTATTATTGGTGGCGGACAACTGGGTAAAATGATGATACTAGATGGAAAAAGATTAGGCTATTACTTTGTTATACTAGACCCCTCTAATCACTGTCCAGCTCACAGCATAGCAGATGAACACATTGTAGCAGATTTTGATTCTATAGACGCTTTTTTTGAATTAGCGAAAAAAGTAGACGTAATCACTTATGAATTTGAGCACATTAATGTTAAGGCATTAGAAGCACTGGAAAAAGAAGGATATAAAGTATACCCAACAGCTCAAACATTAGCGTCCATACAAAACAAATACGAGCAAAAGAAATGGCTACAAGAAGCAGGGATACCTGTGCCTAAATTCACATCTATTGATTCAATTTTAGATTTGCATCCAGATCAATTACCCTTTAAATTACCAGTTGTTCTTAAGACCTGTACTGGTGGATACGACGGAAAAGGCAATTACATTATCAAAACATCAGAAGATATAGAAACAGCCTATAAAACTTTAGGAGCTGGCAAAGTCCCTCTTATGGTGGAAGAATTTATACCATTTGAAAAAGAAATTTCAATACTAGCCTGTAATGATCAAAAAGGCAATAGCATCGTCTTCCCTATAGCAGAAAATTGGCATGCCAATAGCATACTAGATGAAACCATTGTACCGGCAAGGCTGGATCAAAAAACAAGTCAAAAAGCAATTGAGATTGCAGATGAAGTAGCTAAGCATGTATCCAGTTGTGGGATGTTGTGTATCGAAATGTTTGTGTCAAAAGAAGGCAATGTTTTAGTCAATGAAATTGCACCAAGACCACATAATTCAGGACATTATACCATAGAAGGATGTTATACCTCACAATTTGAACAGCATGTAAGAGCCATTGTGGGTTTACCATTTGGAGATACAACCTTAAAACAACCAACGGTTATGAAAAATATTATTGGAGAGACCAATATTCATCATGATATAGAAGTAGAAGGTTTACAAGAAGCTTTAGAAGAGGGACAAGTTAAAGTCCATTTATATGAAAAGACAAGTGTAAGCATTGGAAGAAAAATGGGACATATTACAGTGGGTGATGAAACCGTTGAGAAGGCTTTAAAAAAAGCAAGAAAAGCCCACCAAAAGATAAGTTTTTTTTAG
- the purE gene encoding 5-(carboxyamino)imidazole ribonucleotide mutase: protein MDIKVGIIMGSDSDLPVMEQAAKILDALEVKYELTIVSAHRTPKKLYDYAQSAKKRGLNVIIAGAGGAAHLPGMVASLTTLPVIGVPVKTSTLNGVDSLYSIVQMPPGVPVATVAINGSKNAGLLAAQIIGAQDKDLSDKIQQYKDDMEKMVLDKAEKLEQMGYEQYLQKS from the coding sequence ATGGATATTAAAGTAGGCATTATAATGGGTAGCGATTCAGATTTACCTGTTATGGAACAAGCAGCTAAAATTTTAGATGCGTTAGAGGTTAAGTATGAATTAACCATTGTATCGGCACATCGCACACCTAAAAAATTATATGACTATGCACAAAGTGCAAAAAAAAGAGGATTAAATGTAATCATAGCTGGAGCAGGCGGTGCAGCACATTTGCCTGGCATGGTAGCGTCATTAACAACATTACCAGTGATTGGTGTTCCTGTAAAAACAAGCACATTAAACGGTGTAGACTCTCTTTATTCAATTGTTCAAATGCCGCCAGGAGTTCCCGTTGCAACAGTAGCCATTAATGGTAGTAAAAATGCTGGTTTATTAGCAGCTCAAATAATAGGTGCACAAGATAAAGACTTAAGTGATAAGATACAACAGTATAAAGACGATATGGAAAAGATGGTCTTAGATAAAGCAGAGAAACTTGAGCAAATGGGGTATGAACAATACTTACAAAAAAGTTAA
- the purC gene encoding phosphoribosylaminoimidazolesuccinocarboxamide synthase gives MEIKELLYEGKAKKVYNTTDAYTVMVSYKDDATAFNGIKKGTIHDKGKVNNEVSNKMMMYLEEQGVKTHYIRQLNERDTLVKRVDIIPLEVIMRNKAAGSLAKRLGLEEGTLLKRPVLEFCLKDDDLGDPFINDDHILSIELATEEDIVIIKQMARTINALMKTYFEKIDIDLIDIKLEFGRTSTGEIILADEISPDTCRYWDMKTGEKLDKDRFRRDLGKIEEAYMEVYNRIFNQQ, from the coding sequence ATGGAGATAAAAGAACTATTATATGAAGGCAAAGCAAAAAAAGTATACAATACAACAGATGCCTATACCGTAATGGTAAGTTATAAAGATGATGCAACAGCATTTAATGGCATAAAAAAAGGAACCATCCATGATAAAGGAAAAGTTAATAATGAAGTCAGCAACAAAATGATGATGTATTTAGAAGAACAAGGTGTAAAAACCCATTATATAAGACAATTAAATGAAAGAGATACATTGGTTAAAAGGGTAGATATTATTCCGTTAGAAGTCATTATGAGAAATAAGGCAGCAGGCAGTTTGGCAAAAAGATTAGGCTTAGAAGAAGGAACCCTATTAAAAAGACCTGTCTTAGAGTTTTGTTTGAAAGATGATGATTTAGGCGATCCATTTATTAATGACGATCATATTTTGTCTATAGAGTTGGCAACAGAAGAAGATATAGTGATTATTAAACAGATGGCAAGAACGATTAATGCGTTAATGAAGACTTACTTTGAAAAAATAGATATAGATTTAATAGATATTAAATTAGAATTTGGACGCACATCGACGGGTGAAATTATTTTAGCAGATGAAATATCACCAGATACATGTCGTTATTGGGATATGAAAACAGGAGAAAAATTAGATAAGGATCGATTTAGAAGAGACCTTGGGAAAATAGAAGAAGCTTATATGGAAGTGTATAATAGAATTTTCAATCAACAATAG
- the purF gene encoding amidophosphoribosyltransferase yields MFDDKLKEECGVFGVYNNDEFDTARMTYYGIFALQHRGQESAGIAVNNQGTILYRKEMGMVSEVFDDVVLDSLKGHSAIGHVRYSTCGDSLRENAQPLVLKYTKGHMAVAHNGNLTNANEIRSELEEQGTIFQTTTDSEIIAALLSKARIKTNTIEEALQETMKKLKGAYSLLVLTPHKMIAARDPLAIRPLCIGKKENSYFVSSESAAFDGLGISFVRDVEPGEIVIIDGNGLRSIKSKEKKQSALCVFEFVYFARPDSVIEGIEVYNSRYEAGKILAKEYPVEADVVTGVPDSGLAAAQGFSVESGIPMVGGFMKNRYTGRTFIQPSQELRELGVNMKLNPIKSQIEGKRVVMIDDSIVRGTTSRRIVQLLKDAGAKEVHVRISSPPVKYSCYYGVDTAERKHLVANYMSIEEICDMIGADSLGYITEKGLLESVKGNFNFCSACFSGDYPVK; encoded by the coding sequence ATGTTTGATGATAAATTAAAAGAAGAATGTGGCGTATTTGGTGTTTATAATAATGATGAATTTGATACAGCAAGAATGACGTATTATGGTATATTTGCATTGCAACATAGAGGACAAGAAAGTGCAGGGATAGCCGTTAACAATCAAGGAACCATTCTTTATCGAAAAGAAATGGGGATGGTTTCGGAAGTATTTGACGATGTGGTGTTAGACTCTTTAAAAGGGCACTCTGCTATTGGACATGTTAGGTATTCAACTTGTGGTGATAGTCTTAGAGAAAATGCTCAACCTTTAGTGTTAAAATATACAAAAGGACATATGGCTGTGGCACATAATGGTAATTTAACCAACGCCAATGAAATTAGAAGTGAGTTAGAAGAACAAGGCACAATATTTCAAACCACAACAGATTCTGAGATTATTGCAGCATTACTTTCTAAAGCAAGAATTAAAACCAACACAATAGAAGAAGCCCTTCAAGAAACCATGAAAAAATTAAAAGGTGCTTACTCATTATTGGTATTAACCCCACATAAAATGATAGCGGCAAGAGACCCATTGGCTATTCGGCCATTGTGTATTGGTAAAAAAGAGAATTCTTACTTTGTATCATCAGAATCAGCAGCCTTTGACGGATTAGGCATTAGTTTTGTAAGAGATGTAGAACCAGGAGAAATCGTAATTATTGATGGTAATGGACTGCGTTCAATTAAAAGTAAAGAAAAAAAACAGTCGGCTTTATGCGTATTTGAATTCGTATATTTTGCTAGACCAGATAGTGTAATAGAAGGTATAGAAGTATACAATTCACGATATGAAGCTGGTAAAATATTGGCAAAAGAGTACCCAGTAGAAGCAGATGTTGTAACCGGTGTACCTGATTCAGGATTAGCAGCTGCTCAAGGTTTTTCAGTAGAATCAGGCATTCCTATGGTGGGTGGTTTTATGAAAAACAGATACACAGGAAGAACCTTTATCCAACCGTCTCAAGAACTAAGAGAACTAGGGGTTAATATGAAATTAAATCCTATTAAGAGTCAGATAGAAGGTAAAAGAGTTGTGATGATAGATGATTCTATTGTTAGAGGAACAACCAGTCGAAGAATTGTTCAATTGTTAAAAGATGCAGGGGCAAAAGAAGTACATGTAAGGATATCGTCACCACCGGTTAAATACTCTTGTTATTACGGGGTGGATACAGCAGAAAGAAAACATTTAGTTGCTAATTATATGTCGATTGAAGAAATATGTGATATGATTGGTGCAGATAGCTTAGGCTATATTACTGAAAAAGGTCTTTTAGAATCAGTAAAAGGCAATTTCAATTTTTGTTCAGCATGTTTTAGTGGAGATTACCCTGTAAAATAA
- the purM gene encoding phosphoribosylformylglycinamidine cyclo-ligase, with product MDYKKAGVDIEAGYKAVELMKGHIKETMRPEVLTEVGGFSGLFSLANHKYEHPVLVSGTDGVGTKLKLAFLLDTHDTIGIDCVAMCVNDIACAGAEPLFFLDYIACGKNNPEAIANIVKGIAQGCKEAGAALVGGETAEMPGFYDEKEYDLAGFTVGITDKKDLINGENVEEGDVLLGITSSGIHSNGYSLVRKVFDMTKENLDKVYESLGTTLGKELLKPTKIYVKSIKTLKDNGLELKAISHITGGGFYENIPRMLKDGFSATINKNSYDVPAIFKLLQEKGKINEKDMYSTFNMGIGMVIAMSKEDAIKAKELLKKELNEDSYIIGEIKKGETGVKIC from the coding sequence ATGGATTATAAAAAAGCAGGCGTTGATATAGAAGCAGGTTACAAAGCCGTTGAATTAATGAAAGGTCATATAAAAGAAACTATGAGACCAGAAGTACTTACAGAAGTAGGCGGTTTTTCAGGGCTATTTTCATTAGCCAATCATAAATACGAACACCCTGTGTTGGTATCAGGAACAGATGGTGTTGGCACAAAGTTAAAATTAGCATTTTTATTAGATACCCATGATACAATTGGCATTGATTGTGTGGCGATGTGTGTGAATGATATAGCTTGTGCAGGTGCAGAACCATTATTCTTTTTAGATTATATTGCTTGTGGCAAAAACAACCCAGAAGCTATTGCAAACATTGTAAAAGGTATTGCACAAGGGTGTAAAGAAGCAGGTGCAGCTTTAGTAGGTGGCGAAACCGCTGAAATGCCAGGGTTTTATGATGAGAAAGAATATGATTTAGCAGGATTTACAGTAGGCATAACAGATAAAAAAGACCTTATAAATGGTGAGAATGTAGAAGAAGGCGATGTCTTACTAGGTATTACATCTTCAGGTATTCATAGCAATGGCTATTCATTGGTAAGAAAAGTCTTTGATATGACAAAGGAAAATTTAGACAAAGTGTATGAATCATTGGGAACTACATTAGGTAAAGAACTACTCAAACCAACAAAAATATATGTAAAATCTATTAAGACTCTTAAAGATAATGGATTAGAACTAAAAGCCATAAGCCATATAACAGGTGGAGGGTTTTATGAAAATATTCCTAGAATGTTAAAAGATGGATTTAGCGCAACCATTAATAAAAATAGTTATGACGTACCAGCTATCTTTAAATTATTACAGGAAAAAGGGAAAATCAATGAAAAAGATATGTACAGTACCTTTAATATGGGCATTGGTATGGTTATTGCAATGTCAAAAGAGGATGCCATAAAGGCAAAAGAGTTATTAAAGAAAGAATTAAATGAAGACAGTTACATTATTGGAGAAATTAAAAAAGGTGAAACAGGAGTAAAAATATGCTAA